In Deltaproteobacteria bacterium, the following proteins share a genomic window:
- the folK gene encoding 2-amino-4-hydroxy-6-hydroxymethyldihydropteridine diphosphokinase, protein MTEIAYLLIGSNMNDREEMLLKALDAISGYINTEEIKVSSLYETEPVGIGSEDDLQDFLNTVVAVGTDLNPFTLLKLIQETEYELGRIRHEPVHVKHSRIIDIDILLFGERIIFTRNLIIPHPELHERRFVLEPLSEIAGNMIHPLFNLTIDEIKNMNTDKHYVKPYSSNKGARWPLKS, encoded by the coding sequence ATGACAGAAATAGCTTATTTGTTAATCGGCTCTAACATGAATGATAGAGAAGAAATGCTTTTAAAGGCACTTGATGCCATATCCGGATATATTAATACGGAAGAAATAAAGGTATCTTCTCTTTATGAAACAGAGCCAGTTGGTATAGGTTCAGAAGATGATCTGCAGGATTTTTTAAATACCGTTGTCGCGGTGGGAACAGACTTAAACCCATTTACATTGCTTAAACTCATACAAGAGACAGAATATGAACTTGGCAGGATAAGGCATGAGCCAGTGCATGTCAAACATTCGAGAATTATCGATATAGATATACTTTTGTTCGGAGAACGGATAATTTTTACAAGAAATTTGATTATCCCGCATCCAGAGTTACATGAAAGAAGATTTGTTTTAGAACCTCTTTCAGAAATTGCTGGAAATATGATACATCCATTGTTTAATTTGACTATAGACGAAATAAAAAATATGAATACTGACAAACATTATGTGAAACCATATAGCAGTAATAAGGGGGCGAGATGGCCGTTAAAGAGCTAA